One stretch of Musicola paradisiaca NCPPB 2511 DNA includes these proteins:
- the ligA gene encoding NAD-dependent DNA ligase LigA, protein MPMNDTSAAAVQIDALRAQLRYHEYKYHVEDAPEIPDAEYDKLMNALKLLEQAHPEWVTSDSPTQRVGATPLAGFDNVQHEVPMLSLDNVFDAESFQAFVKRIGDRLKSDEALRFCCELKLDGLAVSLLYEDGVLVRAATRGDGSTGENITSNIRTIGAIPLRLRGDNIPRRLEVRGEVFMKHKGFEALNEEARRTGGKVFANPRNAAAGSLRQLDPRITAKRPLTFFCYGVGLMEGGSLPDSHWQRLMQFREWGLPVSDRIRLCTGGDEVLAFYQHVEAVRDTLGFDIDGVVIKVDDLALQERLGFVARAPRWAVAFKFPAQEQLTWLRDVEFQVGRTGAITPVARLEPVAVAGVIVSNATLHNADEIDRLGIQIGDRVAVRRAGDVIPQIVSVVLPDRPADARPVVFPTQCPVCGSDVERVDGEVVTRCTGGLFCAAQRKEALKHFVSRRALDVEGMGDKIIDQLVEKEYVKTPAELFRLDIGILTRLERMGPKSAQNLVNALDKAKSTTFARFLYALGIRDVGEATAAGLAAHFGTLDALMTADVDTLQQVPDVGIVVATHVRHFLDEEHNQQIIRELIGPEVGLRWPDPVVVDAGALDNPFAGKTVVLTGSLSLLSRDEAKDRLTALGAKVSGSVSKKTDLVIAGEAAGSKLAKAQALGIDVIDEVEMMRLLGQ, encoded by the coding sequence ATGCCAATGAATGATACCTCCGCCGCCGCAGTGCAGATTGATGCGCTGCGCGCCCAACTGCGTTATCACGAATACAAGTATCACGTCGAAGATGCCCCGGAAATTCCCGATGCGGAATACGACAAGCTGATGAACGCGCTGAAACTGCTGGAGCAGGCGCATCCCGAGTGGGTGACGTCGGATTCGCCGACCCAGCGGGTGGGAGCGACGCCGTTGGCGGGGTTCGATAACGTTCAACATGAAGTCCCGATGTTGTCGCTGGACAATGTATTTGACGCAGAGAGTTTTCAGGCTTTCGTGAAACGTATCGGCGATCGGCTGAAAAGCGACGAAGCCTTGAGGTTTTGTTGCGAGCTGAAGCTGGACGGCCTGGCGGTCAGTCTGTTGTACGAGGACGGCGTGCTGGTGCGCGCGGCGACGCGCGGCGACGGCTCCACCGGTGAAAATATCACTTCCAATATCCGTACCATCGGTGCGATACCGCTGCGGTTGCGGGGTGACAACATTCCGCGTCGCCTGGAAGTGCGCGGTGAAGTGTTTATGAAGCATAAAGGCTTCGAAGCGCTCAATGAGGAAGCGCGCCGTACCGGCGGCAAGGTGTTTGCCAATCCGCGTAATGCGGCGGCAGGCTCGTTGCGTCAGCTCGATCCGCGTATTACCGCTAAACGTCCCTTGACTTTTTTCTGCTACGGCGTGGGGTTGATGGAGGGCGGTTCATTGCCCGACAGCCACTGGCAGCGACTGATGCAGTTTCGCGAGTGGGGGTTGCCGGTCAGTGATCGTATCCGATTGTGTACCGGCGGCGATGAGGTGCTGGCGTTTTACCAGCATGTGGAAGCGGTACGCGATACGCTGGGATTTGATATCGATGGCGTGGTGATCAAGGTCGATGATTTGGCGTTGCAGGAGCGGCTGGGGTTTGTGGCGCGGGCGCCGCGTTGGGCGGTGGCGTTCAAATTCCCGGCGCAGGAACAGCTGACCTGGCTGCGCGATGTGGAGTTTCAGGTAGGGCGCACCGGCGCCATCACGCCGGTCGCCAGATTGGAGCCGGTGGCGGTGGCGGGCGTTATCGTCAGCAACGCCACGTTGCACAATGCGGATGAGATCGACCGGTTGGGGATCCAGATTGGCGATCGCGTTGCCGTTCGACGTGCTGGTGATGTGATCCCGCAGATTGTCAGCGTGGTATTGCCGGATCGCCCGGCGGATGCCCGCCCGGTGGTGTTTCCGACGCAGTGCCCGGTGTGCGGTTCCGATGTTGAGCGGGTGGACGGTGAAGTGGTGACTCGTTGCACTGGCGGCTTGTTCTGCGCTGCACAACGTAAAGAGGCGCTCAAGCACTTCGTTTCCCGCCGTGCGCTGGATGTGGAAGGGATGGGCGATAAAATTATCGACCAGCTGGTCGAAAAAGAATACGTCAAGACGCCGGCGGAGCTGTTTCGTCTGGACATCGGCATTCTTACCCGCCTGGAACGTATGGGGCCGAAGTCGGCGCAGAATCTGGTGAATGCGCTGGATAAAGCCAAATCCACCACGTTTGCCCGTTTCCTGTATGCGTTGGGCATTCGGGATGTCGGCGAAGCGACGGCCGCTGGCCTGGCCGCGCACTTCGGAACGCTGGACGCGCTGATGACCGCCGATGTGGACACGCTGCAGCAGGTACCGGATGTCGGCATCGTGGTGGCGACGCATGTGCGGCATTTTCTGGATGAGGAGCATAACCAGCAGATAATTCGTGAACTGATCGGCCCGGAGGTTGGCCTGCGCTGGCCAGATCCGGTGGTGGTCGACGCCGGGGCGCTGGATAACCCGTTCGCGGGTAAAACCGTGGTGCTGACGGGCTCGCTCAGCCTGTTGTCCCGCGATGAGGCGAAAGATCGCCTGACTGCGCTGGGGGCGAAGGTCAGCGGCAGTGTGTCGAAGAAGACCGATCTGGTGATCGCGGGCGAGGCGGCGGGCTCCAAACTGGCGAAAGCGCAGGCGCTGGGGATCGACGTGATTGATGAAGTGGAAATGATGCGGCTGCTGGGGCAGTAA
- a CDS encoding DUF3820 family protein produces MEKDDLLAIANTPMPFGKYQGRALIDLPEAYLLWFARKGEFPAGRLGELMQITLAIKMEGLQGLVKPLKR; encoded by the coding sequence ATGGAAAAGGACGATTTACTGGCCATTGCCAATACACCGATGCCGTTTGGCAAATATCAGGGGCGGGCGTTGATCGACCTGCCGGAAGCGTATTTGCTGTGGTTTGCCCGTAAAGGCGAATTTCCGGCTGGGCGCTTGGGTGAGCTGATGCAAATCACGCTGGCGATCAAGATGGAAGGCTTGCAAGGGCTGGTTAAGCCGCTGAAGCGTTAG
- a CDS encoding FlxA-like family protein, with product MSGISAVSSITSYNGISDDQSNSQLIARLQQKIQQLTSQLAGLTSSTDDTSQTQAQVVESEIQSLEAQLSQLQSQQSQQNVGSSSELAAAANDSSTGQSASGGSISISSIIADGVNRPTENNLVNVYI from the coding sequence ATGTCAGGTATCAGCGCCGTATCTTCGATAACGTCTTATAACGGAATATCTGATGACCAGAGCAACAGTCAGCTGATTGCGCGACTACAGCAAAAGATACAGCAACTCACCAGCCAGCTTGCCGGATTGACGTCCTCGACGGACGATACATCTCAAACGCAGGCGCAGGTGGTGGAATCTGAAATTCAATCGCTGGAAGCGCAGCTATCGCAACTGCAATCGCAGCAGTCTCAGCAAAATGTCGGCAGCAGTTCGGAATTGGCCGCTGCGGCGAACGACAGTAGCACAGGTCAGTCCGCCTCTGGCGGCAGCATCAGTATCAGTTCGATTATTGCCGACGGTGTGAATCGCCCGACGGAAAATAATCTGGTCAATGTTTATATCTGA
- a CDS encoding FlxA-like family protein has product MASISAVSSSSSSSSTSSTNYTQKINQLNQKLQQLTQQLKEVSSSSSTDTTGVAQTQQEAIQQQIDMIEAQIQQLESQQTQQAQQAQQQQTMDSEEDSLSTSSDSDSANKTEGVNLASGENQIDIYI; this is encoded by the coding sequence ATGGCCAGTATCAGCGCGGTTTCTTCGAGCAGTAGTTCATCAAGTACCAGCTCGACCAACTACACGCAGAAGATTAACCAGCTAAACCAGAAGCTGCAGCAACTGACTCAGCAACTTAAAGAAGTCAGCAGTTCCAGCTCCACTGACACGACTGGTGTTGCTCAAACTCAGCAAGAAGCCATCCAGCAGCAGATCGACATGATCGAAGCACAGATCCAGCAACTTGAGAGTCAGCAAACCCAACAGGCCCAGCAAGCCCAACAGCAGCAAACGATGGATTCTGAGGAAGATAGCCTTTCCACCTCTTCCGATTCAGACTCCGCCAATAAAACTGAAGGCGTAAACCTGGCCAGCGGCGAAAACCAGATCGATATTTATATCTAA
- a CDS encoding methyl-accepting chemotaxis protein: MRVNSPVTQQEHVLDANTTLMSTTDVNSHITYANSAFIHISGFDETELMGEPHNVVRHPDMPIEAFADMWYTLQQGDSWTGLVKNRRKNGDHYWVRANVTPVYHNNRLTGYISVRNPPTQEEIRQVEPLYEAVQNKQARNIKFHKGLVVRTGVLSILSLFQKLPVSWRLRVAVFASGIIPAALALYGVNAVAIAVIAILLIGGLDVFLQRHIAVPLKTILQQAQQVVSGRKSDHIRFNRVDEIGLLMRVVNQFGLNLHSLVDDVGTQINGMQDVCQQLVDNNEALGRRTEETSMNLQQTAAAIEEITVAVQQSAETATQATHMSESASQSARKGGDIMQETISMMEDISSASRKVVDIIGVIDSIAFQTNILALNAAVEAARAGVQGRGFAVVAAEVRNLAQHSASAAREIKTLIDANMTSVMNGNALVEKAGNHISDIVNEVHQVATMIREISNTTQEQTSALSLINDSIAQIEQMTAGNTDMVEQSMEVAAGLNNQATRLTDAIHVYGK; encoded by the coding sequence ATGAGAGTCAATTCACCTGTCACACAACAAGAGCATGTGCTGGATGCCAACACGACATTGATGTCAACCACGGATGTAAACAGTCACATTACTTATGCCAATTCCGCGTTCATTCACATCAGCGGTTTTGATGAAACTGAATTAATGGGCGAACCGCACAATGTTGTCCGCCATCCGGATATGCCCATCGAAGCATTTGCCGATATGTGGTACACGCTACAACAGGGTGACAGTTGGACCGGGCTGGTAAAAAACCGGCGAAAAAACGGCGACCATTACTGGGTTCGCGCCAATGTGACGCCGGTTTATCATAACAACCGGTTGACTGGTTATATCTCTGTTCGCAATCCACCGACACAGGAAGAAATCCGTCAGGTAGAGCCTTTGTATGAAGCCGTGCAGAACAAGCAAGCGCGCAACATCAAGTTCCACAAAGGTCTGGTTGTTCGCACCGGCGTGTTGTCCATTTTATCCCTCTTTCAGAAACTACCGGTCAGTTGGCGGCTGCGTGTCGCTGTTTTCGCCAGCGGCATCATTCCGGCAGCGCTGGCGCTGTACGGCGTCAACGCGGTAGCCATCGCCGTCATCGCCATACTGCTGATCGGTGGATTGGATGTATTCCTGCAGCGCCATATCGCCGTTCCGCTGAAAACGATTCTGCAACAAGCACAACAGGTAGTCTCAGGCCGCAAGTCGGATCATATCCGCTTCAACCGCGTTGATGAAATCGGGCTGCTGATGCGGGTCGTGAATCAGTTCGGGCTGAATCTGCATTCACTGGTTGATGACGTCGGCACGCAAATCAACGGGATGCAGGATGTTTGCCAGCAATTGGTCGACAACAACGAAGCACTGGGCCGCCGAACCGAAGAAACCTCCATGAACCTGCAACAAACCGCGGCGGCCATCGAAGAGATCACCGTTGCGGTACAGCAGAGCGCGGAAACGGCTACACAAGCGACGCACATGTCGGAAAGCGCCAGCCAGTCGGCACGAAAAGGCGGAGACATCATGCAAGAGACGATTAGCATGATGGAGGACATCTCCAGCGCCAGCCGTAAAGTAGTTGATATTATTGGCGTTATTGACAGCATCGCGTTTCAGACCAATATTCTGGCGCTGAACGCGGCGGTGGAGGCCGCCCGGGCGGGCGTACAAGGTCGTGGTTTCGCGGTCGTCGCCGCGGAAGTGCGCAACCTGGCCCAGCATTCCGCTTCCGCCGCCAGAGAAATCAAAACGCTGATCGACGCCAACATGACCAGCGTCATGAACGGTAACGCGCTGGTGGAAAAAGCCGGCAACCATATCAGCGATATCGTGAACGAAGTGCATCAGGTCGCGACCATGATTCGGGAGATCAGCAACACCACACAGGAACAGACTTCCGCGCTATCGCTGATTAATGATTCCATCGCCCAGATTGAACAGATGACGGCGGGAAATACCGACATGGTGGAGCAATCGATGGAAGTGGCGGCCGGCCTTAATAACCAGGCAACCCGTCTCACCGACGCTATTCATGTTTATGGTAAATAA
- the garD gene encoding galactarate dehydratase, whose amino-acid sequence MLNDTENRAAKDRPLYIKVHDSDNVAIVVNNNGLRAGTRFSCGLELTEHIPQGHKVALSDIACGAPIVRYGEIIGYAVKDIPRGSWIDESLVALPKAPALDTLPLATKVPEPLPALEGYTFEGYRNPDGSVGTKNMLGITTSVHCVAGVVDYVVNIIERDLLPRYPNVDGVVALNHLYGCGVAINAPAAVVPIRTIHNLALNPNFGGEILVVGLGCEKLQPERLLQGTPDAQPISLDDASIVRLQDEHHVGFKAMVDDILAMAEKHLQHLNQRKRETVPASELVVGMQCGGSDAFSGVTANPAVGFASDLLVRCGATVMFSEVTEVRDAIHLLTPRAINEEVGKRLLEEMAWYDNYLDSGQTDRSANPSPGNKKGGLANVVEKALGSIAKSGNSAIAEVLSPGQRPTKRGLIYAATPASDFVCGTQQMASGITVQVFTTGRGTPYGLKAVPVIKMATRSALAERWHDLMDIDAGTIATGEATIEQVGWQLFQFILDIASGRKQTWSDRWGLHNALSVFNPAPVT is encoded by the coding sequence ATGTTAAATGATACAGAAAACCGGGCGGCAAAGGATCGGCCGCTTTATATCAAAGTGCACGATTCAGATAATGTGGCCATTGTCGTCAACAATAATGGACTACGTGCCGGAACGCGATTTAGTTGTGGTCTGGAGCTGACGGAGCATATACCTCAGGGCCATAAAGTGGCGCTGTCCGATATTGCCTGCGGCGCGCCGATTGTTCGTTACGGCGAAATCATCGGTTACGCCGTGAAAGATATTCCCCGGGGAAGTTGGATAGACGAATCGCTGGTGGCATTGCCCAAAGCACCCGCGCTGGACACCCTCCCGCTGGCAACCAAGGTACCCGAGCCGCTGCCGGCGCTGGAAGGTTATACCTTCGAAGGCTACCGCAATCCGGACGGCAGCGTCGGCACCAAGAACATGCTGGGCATTACCACCAGCGTGCACTGTGTCGCCGGCGTAGTGGATTACGTGGTCAATATCATTGAACGGGACTTGCTGCCGCGCTATCCAAACGTGGATGGCGTTGTCGCGCTCAACCATCTCTACGGATGCGGCGTCGCCATCAATGCCCCCGCCGCCGTGGTGCCGATCCGCACCATCCATAACCTGGCGCTCAACCCCAATTTCGGCGGAGAGATTCTGGTCGTCGGGTTGGGTTGTGAAAAACTCCAGCCGGAACGCCTGTTGCAAGGGACGCCGGATGCACAGCCGATTTCGCTGGACGACGCCAGCATCGTGCGTTTGCAGGATGAGCACCATGTCGGTTTCAAAGCCATGGTGGACGATATCCTCGCCATGGCGGAGAAACACCTACAGCATCTGAACCAACGTAAACGGGAGACCGTTCCCGCCTCCGAGCTGGTCGTCGGTATGCAATGCGGCGGTAGCGATGCATTCTCCGGCGTCACCGCCAATCCGGCGGTCGGCTTCGCCTCCGACCTGCTGGTGCGCTGCGGCGCCACCGTTATGTTCTCGGAAGTGACGGAAGTTCGCGATGCTATCCATCTGCTGACGCCTCGCGCCATTAACGAAGAGGTGGGCAAACGCCTGCTGGAAGAAATGGCCTGGTACGATAATTACCTGGACAGCGGCCAAACCGACCGCAGCGCCAACCCCTCCCCCGGCAACAAAAAAGGCGGGCTGGCGAACGTGGTGGAAAAAGCGCTCGGTTCAATTGCCAAATCCGGTAACAGCGCTATCGCTGAGGTGTTGTCCCCCGGACAGCGCCCCACCAAACGCGGCCTGATTTACGCCGCTACGCCCGCCAGCGACTTCGTCTGCGGCACGCAGCAAATGGCGTCGGGCATTACGGTTCAGGTATTTACCACAGGGCGCGGTACGCCTTACGGCCTGAAAGCGGTGCCGGTTATCAAGATGGCGACCCGTTCGGCATTGGCGGAGCGCTGGCACGATCTGATGGATATCGACGCCGGTACTATCGCCACCGGCGAAGCCACCATTGAGCAGGTAGGTTGGCAGTTGTTCCAGTTCATTCTGGATATTGCCAGCGGCAGGAAACAGACCTGGTCTGATCGGTGGGGCTTACATAACGCCTTGTCGGTCTTTAACCCGGCGCCCGTAACGTGA
- a CDS encoding MFS transporter, whose translation MNTASTTAGVIQKKTNARYWIVVMLFIVTSFNYGDRATISIAGSAMSKEIGLDAVGMGYIFSAFSWAYVIGQIPGGWLLDRFGSKRVYFWSIFTWSLFTLLQGFVDLFHGSAIVISLFMLRFMVGICESPSFPGNSRIVAAWFPAQERGTAVAIFNSAQYFATVIFAPIMGWLTHAVGWSHVFWFMGGLGIIISFLWVKVIHDPKDHPSVNKAELEYIEAGGALVNMDAAANKAKVSGAEKWHQIKQLLTSRMMLGIYLGQYCINALTYFFITWFPVYLVQARGMSILKAGFVASIPAICGFVGGVLGGVISDFLMRRTQSLNIARKTPIVLGMMLSMSMVICNYVSTEWVVIAVMATAFFGKGIGALGWAVMADTAPKEISGLSGGLFNMFGNISGIVTPIAIGYIVGVTGSFNGGLVYVGIHAFVAILSFLFIVQDIKRVELKPYNNN comes from the coding sequence ATGAATACAGCCAGCACAACGGCAGGCGTAATACAAAAGAAAACGAATGCCCGTTACTGGATTGTCGTGATGCTGTTTATCGTCACGTCATTCAACTATGGCGACCGCGCCACCATCTCCATTGCCGGCTCGGCCATGTCGAAGGAGATAGGTCTGGATGCCGTCGGCATGGGATATATCTTTTCTGCCTTTTCCTGGGCTTATGTAATTGGTCAGATTCCTGGTGGTTGGTTGCTTGACCGCTTCGGATCCAAACGGGTTTATTTCTGGAGTATTTTTACCTGGTCGCTGTTTACGCTGTTGCAGGGGTTTGTGGATTTGTTCCACGGCTCGGCCATCGTCATTTCCCTGTTTATGCTGCGCTTTATGGTGGGGATCTGTGAATCTCCGTCCTTCCCTGGTAACAGCCGTATCGTAGCGGCCTGGTTCCCGGCTCAGGAGCGTGGTACCGCTGTCGCCATCTTTAACTCGGCGCAGTATTTCGCCACGGTCATTTTTGCACCGATCATGGGCTGGCTGACGCACGCCGTCGGTTGGTCGCACGTGTTCTGGTTCATGGGCGGCCTGGGTATCATCATCAGCTTCCTGTGGGTGAAGGTTATCCACGATCCGAAAGACCATCCGAGCGTTAACAAAGCTGAGCTGGAATATATCGAAGCGGGCGGCGCGCTGGTCAACATGGATGCCGCAGCGAATAAGGCCAAAGTCTCCGGTGCGGAAAAATGGCACCAGATTAAACAACTGCTGACCTCCCGCATGATGCTGGGGATCTATCTCGGTCAATACTGTATCAACGCGCTGACTTACTTCTTTATTACCTGGTTCCCGGTGTACCTGGTGCAGGCGCGCGGCATGTCGATTTTGAAAGCGGGTTTTGTCGCCTCGATCCCGGCAATTTGTGGTTTCGTCGGCGGTGTGCTGGGCGGTGTGATTTCCGACTTCCTGATGCGTCGCACCCAGTCGCTCAACATTGCGCGTAAGACGCCGATCGTGCTGGGGATGATGCTCTCCATGTCCATGGTGATCTGTAACTATGTTTCCACCGAGTGGGTGGTTATCGCGGTGATGGCGACGGCCTTCTTCGGCAAGGGCATCGGTGCGCTGGGCTGGGCGGTGATGGCGGATACCGCACCGAAAGAAATCAGCGGCCTGAGCGGCGGTCTGTTCAATATGTTCGGCAACATCTCCGGCATCGTCACCCCGATCGCCATCGGTTATATCGTAGGCGTTACCGGTTCTTTCAACGGCGGTCTGGTGTATGTGGGCATTCATGCCTTCGTCGCGATCCTGAGCTTCCTGTTCATTGTTCAGGACATCAAGCGTGTCGAATTGAAACCGTACAACAACAACTGA
- a CDS encoding enolase C-terminal domain-like protein codes for MSSTQDTPIITDMKVIPVAGHDSMLLNIGGAHGAYFTRNIVILTDSSGHTGVGEAPGGEVIYNTLTAAIPQVVGNQVARMNRLVHQIHKGNQSSDFDSFGKGAWTFELRVNAVAALEAACLDLLGQHLGVPVAELLGPGKQRDEVTVLGYLFYIGDRTQTDLPYLAGETGGHEWYHLRHQKAMDSEAVVRLAEASADRYGFKDFKLKGGVLPGELEIDTVKALKKRFPDARITVDPNGAWLLDEAIRLCRDMKDVLTYAEDPCGAEQGFSGREVMSEFRRATGLPVATNMIATNWREMNHAVMLQAVDIPLADPHFWTMHGAVRVAQLCDDWGLTWGCHSNNHFDISLAMFTHVGAAVPGKPTAIDTHWIWQEGQHLTKEPLQIVNGKIKVPDRPGLGIELDMEQVMKAHELHKKLPSGARNDAVAMQYLIPGWTFDRKRPVFGREIPANAKF; via the coding sequence ATGAGTAGCACTCAGGACACCCCAATTATTACTGATATGAAGGTCATCCCGGTGGCCGGCCATGACAGCATGTTGCTGAATATCGGCGGCGCCCACGGCGCCTACTTCACCCGCAACATCGTCATTTTGACGGACAGTTCCGGTCATACCGGCGTGGGCGAAGCGCCCGGCGGCGAGGTGATTTACAACACGCTGACGGCCGCCATTCCCCAGGTCGTGGGCAACCAGGTGGCGCGCATGAACCGCCTGGTGCACCAGATCCACAAAGGGAACCAGTCTTCCGATTTCGACTCGTTCGGCAAAGGCGCCTGGACGTTCGAGCTGCGGGTGAATGCGGTGGCAGCGCTGGAGGCCGCTTGTCTGGATCTGTTGGGCCAGCATCTGGGCGTCCCGGTCGCCGAACTGTTGGGGCCGGGCAAACAGCGTGATGAAGTCACTGTGCTGGGCTACCTGTTCTACATCGGCGATCGCACCCAAACCGACCTGCCGTATCTGGCGGGCGAAACCGGCGGTCACGAGTGGTACCACCTGCGCCATCAGAAAGCGATGGACAGCGAGGCTGTCGTCAGGTTGGCGGAAGCCTCGGCCGATCGTTACGGCTTCAAAGATTTCAAACTGAAAGGCGGCGTGCTGCCGGGCGAGCTGGAAATCGACACCGTCAAGGCGCTGAAAAAACGTTTCCCGGATGCCCGTATCACCGTCGACCCCAACGGCGCCTGGTTGCTGGATGAGGCGATCCGTCTGTGCCGGGACATGAAAGATGTCCTGACCTACGCCGAAGATCCATGCGGTGCCGAGCAGGGCTTCTCCGGTCGCGAAGTGATGTCCGAATTCCGGCGCGCCACCGGTCTGCCGGTCGCCACCAATATGATCGCCACCAACTGGCGTGAAATGAACCATGCCGTGATGTTACAGGCGGTGGATATCCCGCTGGCGGATCCGCATTTCTGGACCATGCACGGCGCGGTGCGCGTCGCGCAGCTGTGCGACGACTGGGGCCTGACCTGGGGTTGCCATTCCAACAACCACTTTGATATTTCGCTGGCGATGTTTACCCATGTTGGCGCCGCGGTACCGGGAAAACCGACCGCTATCGATACTCACTGGATCTGGCAGGAAGGGCAGCATCTGACCAAAGAACCGCTGCAAATCGTCAACGGCAAGATCAAAGTGCCGGATCGTCCGGGGCTGGGTATCGAACTGGATATGGAACAGGTGATGAAGGCGCACGAGCTGCATAAGAAACTGCCGAGCGGCGCGCGCAATGATGCCGTCGCAATGCAGTACCTGATCCCCGGCTGGACGTTCGATCGCAAACGTCCGGTTTTCGGGCGTGAAATCCCGGCTAATGCCAAGTTTTAA
- the gudD gene encoding glucarate dehydratase has protein sequence MASQSTTPVITRMQVIPVAGHDSMLLNLSGAHAPYFTRNIVIMQDNAGNTGVGEIPGGEKIRQTLEDAAQLVIGKTLGEYKNVMTAVRNQFADRDASGRGLQTFDLRTTIHVVTGIEAAMLDLLGQFLNVPVAALLGDGQQRDAVEMLGYLFYIGDRNKTDLPYQSQPDEKCDWYRLRHEEALSPETVVRLAEAAYEKYGFNDFKLKGGVLAGSEEAEAVTALSKRFPQARITLDPNGAWSLDEAIRLGKQLRGVLAYAEDPCGAEQGFSGREVMAEFRRATGLPTATNMIATDWRQMGHTISLQSVDIPLADPHFWTMQGSVRVAQMCHEWGLTWGSHSNNHFDISLAMFTHVAAAAPGHITAIDTHWIWQEGNQRLTKEPFQIVGGMVEVPKKPGLGVELDMAQVMKAHELYKNMGLGARNDAVGMQYLVPGWTFDNKRPCLVR, from the coding sequence ATGGCTTCACAAAGTACCACGCCTGTTATTACCCGTATGCAGGTGATCCCGGTGGCCGGCCATGACAGCATGTTGCTGAACCTAAGCGGGGCGCATGCGCCGTATTTCACCCGTAACATCGTGATTATGCAGGATAACGCGGGTAATACCGGCGTGGGTGAAATCCCTGGCGGCGAGAAAATCCGTCAGACGCTGGAAGATGCCGCTCAGTTGGTCATCGGCAAAACGCTGGGTGAATACAAGAATGTCATGACCGCCGTGCGTAACCAGTTCGCCGATCGCGATGCCTCCGGTCGTGGCCTGCAGACGTTCGACCTGCGTACCACCATCCATGTCGTGACCGGTATCGAAGCGGCCATGCTGGATTTGCTGGGCCAATTCCTGAATGTGCCGGTCGCCGCGCTGCTGGGCGATGGTCAACAGCGCGATGCGGTGGAAATGTTGGGCTACCTGTTCTACATCGGCGATCGCAATAAAACCGACCTGCCGTATCAGAGCCAGCCGGATGAAAAATGCGACTGGTATCGTCTTCGCCATGAAGAAGCGTTGTCGCCGGAAACGGTGGTGCGTCTGGCGGAAGCCGCTTATGAAAAATACGGTTTCAATGATTTCAAACTGAAGGGCGGCGTACTGGCCGGCAGCGAAGAAGCGGAGGCGGTCACGGCGCTGTCCAAACGTTTCCCGCAGGCACGTATTACGCTGGATCCAAACGGCGCCTGGTCGTTGGACGAAGCGATTCGTCTGGGCAAACAACTGCGTGGCGTGCTGGCTTATGCCGAAGACCCGTGCGGCGCGGAGCAGGGTTTCTCCGGCCGTGAAGTGATGGCGGAATTCCGTCGCGCCACCGGCCTGCCGACCGCGACCAATATGATCGCTACCGACTGGCGTCAGATGGGGCACACCATCTCCTTGCAGTCGGTGGATATCCCGCTGGCGGATCCGCATTTCTGGACCATGCAAGGCTCGGTGCGCGTTGCGCAGATGTGTCATGAATGGGGTTTGACCTGGGGTTCGCATTCCAACAACCATTTCGACATTTCGCTGGCGATGTTCACCCATGTCGCGGCGGCGGCTCCGGGCCATATCACCGCCATCGACACCCACTGGATCTGGCAGGAAGGCAACCAACGTCTGACCAAAGAACCGTTCCAGATCGTCGGCGGCATGGTGGAAGTGCCGAAAAAACCGGGTCTGGGCGTTGAATTGGATATGGCGCAGGTGATGAAGGCCCATGAGTTGTACAAAAACATGGGGCTGGGGGCGCGCAACGACGCCGTCGGCATGCAGTATCTGGTTCCCGGCTGGACGTTCGATAACAAACGCCCCTGTCTGGTTCGTTAA